In one Arthrobacter jinronghuae genomic region, the following are encoded:
- the efeO gene encoding iron uptake system protein EfeO, producing MKKHLSLAPAALLAVTAMTLSGCTDNSAGTSGAISVTSTADACTVSTESTPGGTIRFDVTNDGSEVTEFYLLAEDGLRIVGEVENIGPGLTRDLVLVAPEGNYYTACKPGMVGDGIRSEFTVTAAPAGQEVSADRAALQDTAVNLYAAYVKDQAAQLVEGTGEFAAAFAAGDEDTARTLYPQVRMHWERIEPVAESFGDLDPILDAREADLEEGDEFTGWHRAEKDLWAPVDYKKMTAEERTYIADKMVADTNELYSRTQELTYTADKLANGAKELLDEVATGKVTGEEEFFSHTDLWDFQANVDGARIAYEDLKPLLAENDSELDAALEENFSALQALLDQYRVGEGFKLYTELTDEQVQELSAAVDSLSEPLSKLTAAVVK from the coding sequence ATGAAGAAGCACCTGTCCCTGGCACCGGCCGCTCTCCTGGCGGTCACCGCAATGACGCTCAGCGGCTGCACCGACAACAGCGCCGGCACCTCCGGCGCAATTTCCGTGACCAGCACCGCCGACGCCTGCACCGTGTCAACGGAATCCACCCCGGGCGGAACAATCCGCTTTGACGTCACCAATGACGGATCTGAGGTGACGGAGTTCTACCTGCTGGCCGAAGACGGCCTGCGCATTGTGGGCGAGGTCGAGAATATCGGTCCAGGCCTCACCCGTGACCTGGTGCTCGTGGCCCCCGAGGGAAACTATTACACCGCATGCAAGCCGGGAATGGTCGGCGACGGAATCCGTTCCGAATTCACTGTCACCGCGGCTCCAGCCGGGCAGGAAGTCAGCGCCGACCGCGCCGCACTGCAGGACACGGCAGTCAACCTTTACGCCGCTTACGTCAAGGACCAGGCCGCGCAGTTGGTCGAAGGCACCGGTGAGTTCGCTGCAGCGTTTGCGGCCGGCGACGAGGACACGGCCCGCACCCTCTACCCGCAGGTGCGTATGCACTGGGAACGCATCGAACCTGTTGCGGAATCCTTCGGTGATCTGGACCCGATCCTCGACGCACGCGAAGCCGACCTGGAAGAAGGCGACGAGTTCACCGGCTGGCACCGGGCCGAAAAGGACCTCTGGGCCCCGGTGGACTACAAGAAGATGACGGCCGAGGAGCGCACCTACATCGCGGACAAAATGGTCGCCGACACCAACGAGCTCTACAGCCGTACCCAGGAACTGACCTACACCGCGGACAAGCTGGCCAACGGCGCCAAGGAACTGCTGGACGAAGTGGCCACCGGCAAGGTCACGGGCGAGGAGGAGTTCTTCTCCCACACCGACCTCTGGGATTTCCAAGCTAACGTCGACGGCGCCCGGATCGCCTACGAGGACCTCAAGCCGCTGCTGGCAGAGAACGACAGCGAACTCGACGCCGCCCTCGAGGAGAACTTCTCCGCGCTGCAGGCACTGCTGGACCAGTACCGGGTGGGCGAGGGCTTCAAGCTTTACACCGAACTGACCGACGAGCAGGTCCAGGAGCTGAGTGCCGCCGTTGATTCGCTCAGCGAACCGCTTTCCAAGCTGACTGCCGCGGTGGTGAAGTAG
- a CDS encoding DMT family transporter: MSPLIGLPLSLLAGVAIPSQARVNGALGERLDDGLAAALVSFLVGLVVMVGISLALPRGRAGAGQLIPALRERRFPRYYVLAGMIGGYFVLSQTLTVAVLGVAVFTVAAVAGQTLTGLVVDRLGIGPAGKKALTVMRVVGAVLTIAAVAWAVSPKLGAGGEPSEWLLPVLLPLTAGMLMSFQQAMNGTTGMHYGTPITATLVNFISGTVLLAVMWGIKVAVSGPGNPLPGEWWLYLGGPLGCIFIGVGALLVRSLGVLLTSLGLIGGQLIGSLLLDIVFPAPGSVVVAATVLGTLLTLLAIVLATLPWNMPGGGPFRRRGSRTPAKASRQRPQ; the protein is encoded by the coding sequence ATGTCCCCGCTGATCGGTCTGCCCCTGTCCCTGCTCGCCGGGGTTGCCATCCCGTCCCAGGCCCGCGTCAACGGTGCCCTTGGGGAACGGCTCGACGACGGCCTGGCCGCCGCGCTGGTCAGCTTCCTGGTCGGGCTGGTGGTCATGGTTGGAATCAGTCTTGCCCTGCCCCGCGGCCGGGCCGGCGCCGGGCAGCTGATTCCTGCGCTGCGGGAACGGCGCTTCCCGCGCTACTACGTCCTGGCCGGCATGATCGGCGGCTACTTCGTGCTTTCCCAGACCCTGACCGTCGCCGTCCTGGGCGTGGCTGTGTTCACCGTTGCCGCCGTCGCCGGGCAGACCCTCACCGGGCTGGTGGTGGACCGGCTCGGCATCGGTCCGGCCGGCAAAAAGGCCCTGACCGTGATGCGCGTGGTGGGCGCGGTCCTGACCATTGCCGCCGTGGCCTGGGCGGTCAGCCCCAAGCTCGGAGCCGGGGGAGAGCCCTCCGAATGGCTCCTGCCGGTATTGCTGCCCTTGACCGCCGGCATGCTGATGAGTTTCCAGCAGGCCATGAACGGCACCACGGGCATGCATTACGGCACCCCCATCACCGCCACGCTGGTGAACTTCATTTCCGGCACCGTCCTGCTGGCCGTGATGTGGGGGATCAAGGTTGCGGTTTCGGGACCGGGAAACCCGCTGCCCGGCGAGTGGTGGCTGTACCTGGGCGGGCCGCTGGGCTGCATCTTCATCGGCGTCGGCGCCCTGCTGGTGCGCAGCCTGGGTGTCCTGCTCACCAGTCTCGGGCTCATCGGCGGGCAGCTGATCGGCTCGCTGCTGCTGGACATTGTCTTCCCGGCGCCGGGCTCCGTGGTGGTGGCGGCAACCGTGCTCGGCACGCTCCTGACACTGCTCGCCATCGTGCTGGCCACGCTGCCGTGGAACATGCCCGGCGGCGGGCCGTTCCGCCGTCGCGGCTCACGCACCCCGGCGAAGGCGTCCCGCCAACGTCCCCAATAA
- the efeU gene encoding iron uptake transporter permease EfeU, whose amino-acid sequence MTANFLIGLREGLEAVLIVVLLLAYLRKSGRSRLIPRVYGGVGVAAAVSLAFGALLTFGPRGLTFEAQEIIGGSLSIVAVGFVTWMVFWMAQAARSLGADLRSRVDTAAQGSSWAIVLVAALAVGREGLETALFIWAAARATGQTWEPILGAALGLLVAVALGALLHKGVLKINLSRFFTWTGAALIIVAGGVLAYGIHDLQEAAVLPGLHHLAFDVSHIVAPGSALGTLLKGIFNFSPATTWLEAAAWVLYVVPVMALYFRRNRRAARPVTAAPVSAGS is encoded by the coding sequence ATGACTGCTAATTTCCTCATCGGACTTCGTGAAGGACTCGAAGCCGTCCTGATTGTTGTTCTCCTGTTGGCCTACCTCAGGAAAAGCGGCCGCAGCCGGCTGATCCCCCGCGTCTACGGAGGAGTGGGGGTTGCGGCGGCCGTCTCCCTGGCCTTCGGTGCTCTGCTGACCTTCGGCCCTCGCGGCCTGACCTTTGAAGCCCAGGAAATCATCGGCGGGTCCCTCTCCATCGTTGCTGTTGGTTTCGTGACCTGGATGGTGTTCTGGATGGCGCAGGCTGCCCGGTCCCTGGGTGCTGATCTGCGGTCCCGGGTGGACACTGCAGCACAAGGAAGCAGTTGGGCCATTGTCCTGGTGGCAGCACTCGCCGTCGGACGTGAGGGACTGGAGACGGCGCTGTTTATCTGGGCCGCGGCCCGAGCCACAGGCCAGACCTGGGAGCCCATCCTCGGGGCCGCTCTCGGACTGCTCGTGGCGGTGGCTCTGGGGGCACTGCTGCACAAGGGCGTCCTGAAGATCAACCTGAGCCGGTTCTTCACCTGGACCGGTGCCGCGCTGATAATCGTGGCCGGCGGCGTCCTGGCCTACGGCATTCATGACCTGCAGGAAGCGGCAGTGCTTCCCGGTCTGCACCACTTGGCGTTCGATGTTTCCCATATCGTCGCGCCCGGCAGTGCGCTGGGCACCCTCCTGAAGGGGATCTTCAATTTCTCGCCGGCCACCACCTGGCTCGAAGCCGCCGCCTGGGTGCTCTACGTCGTCCCGGTGATGGCCCTGTACTTCCGCCGTAACCGCAGGGCTGCGCGTCCGGTCACAGCTGCGCCCGTCAGCGCGGGCTCCTGA
- a CDS encoding bifunctional o-acetylhomoserine/o-acetylserine sulfhydrylase — MSADWSFETRQIHVGQEPDAVTGARALPIYQTTSFVFPSAEAAANRFALAELEPIYTRIGNPTQEAVENRIASLEGGVGALLLASGQAAETFALLNLAQAGDHVVASPSLYGGTYNLLKHTLKRFGIETTFVQDPDNLDHWRDAVRPNTKAFFGEVVSNPRQDVLDLEGISAVAHEAGVPLIVDNTLSTPYLIRPIEWGADIVVHSATKYLGGHGTAIAGVIVDSGNFDFSADPEKFPGFNTPDESYNGLVYARDLGVNGALGANLAFILKARVQLLRDLGSAVSPFNAFLIAQGLETLSLRLERHVANAVAVANWLEGHDDVVSVAYAGLESSPWFERGRKYGPRGTGAIVSFEIEGGIDAGKRFVDGLELHSHVANVGDVRSLVIHPASTTHSQLGAEAQLAAGVSPGLVRLSVGIEHIDDILADLDAGFRAAKGA; from the coding sequence ATGAGTGCAGATTGGTCATTTGAAACCCGCCAGATCCATGTAGGCCAGGAGCCCGACGCCGTCACCGGTGCACGTGCCCTGCCGATCTACCAGACCACGTCCTTCGTTTTTCCGAGTGCAGAGGCTGCCGCGAACCGGTTTGCCCTGGCCGAACTGGAACCGATCTACACCCGGATCGGCAACCCTACCCAGGAAGCGGTGGAAAACCGGATCGCCTCCCTTGAGGGCGGCGTCGGCGCCCTGTTGCTGGCGTCCGGGCAGGCGGCCGAAACCTTCGCGCTGCTGAACCTGGCGCAGGCGGGCGACCATGTGGTTGCCAGTCCCAGCCTTTACGGCGGCACCTACAACCTCCTGAAGCACACCCTGAAGCGGTTCGGCATCGAGACCACTTTCGTGCAGGACCCGGACAACCTGGACCACTGGCGCGACGCCGTCCGGCCCAACACCAAGGCCTTCTTCGGCGAGGTGGTCTCCAACCCCCGACAGGATGTCCTGGACCTGGAAGGCATCAGCGCCGTGGCCCACGAGGCGGGCGTGCCGCTGATCGTGGACAACACGCTGTCGACCCCGTATCTCATCCGTCCGATTGAATGGGGAGCCGACATTGTGGTCCACTCGGCCACGAAGTACCTCGGCGGGCACGGGACGGCCATTGCCGGCGTCATCGTGGATTCGGGCAACTTCGATTTCTCCGCCGATCCGGAGAAGTTCCCCGGTTTCAACACCCCGGACGAAAGCTACAACGGGCTCGTTTATGCCCGGGACCTGGGCGTCAACGGAGCCCTCGGAGCGAACCTTGCCTTCATCCTCAAGGCGCGGGTGCAGCTGCTGCGGGACCTCGGGTCCGCGGTGTCGCCGTTCAACGCGTTCCTGATTGCCCAGGGACTGGAAACGCTGAGCCTGCGGCTGGAGCGGCACGTAGCCAACGCCGTCGCTGTAGCGAACTGGCTGGAAGGGCACGACGACGTCGTGTCGGTTGCGTACGCGGGGCTGGAGTCCAGTCCGTGGTTTGAACGAGGCCGCAAATACGGGCCGCGCGGCACCGGCGCCATTGTCTCCTTCGAGATTGAGGGCGGCATCGACGCCGGCAAGCGTTTTGTGGACGGACTGGAACTGCACTCACACGTGGCCAACGTTGGAGATGTCCGTTCCCTGGTGATCCACCCGGCGTCGACCACCCACAGCCAGCTGGGTGCCGAAGCGCAGCTGGCCGCCGGCGTCAGCCCGGGGCTGGTCCGGCTCTCGGTGGGCATTGAGCACATCGATGACATCCTCGCGGACCTCGACGCGGGGTTCCGGGCCGCCAAGGGAGCGTAG
- a CDS encoding SGNH/GDSL hydrolase family protein: protein MPEAVSAPDFRQEQRPPHLWSRFVAMGDSFTEGIGDPNPDSPGGNRGWADRVAEELASGQPDFAYANLAIRGRLLNQIIDEQLEPALALKPDLVTICAGGNDVIRPGGDPDRLAERMDGAVARLRGSGAGVVLFTGPDLGSTPVLGSVRGRAAIYNENLRTIAKRHGAIIADMWALRELNDPQMWAPDRLHFSPLGHHTIASMVLDTLQVPHSLQPLETKPLPAKNWRTARSEDMVWAREFLFPWVVRRVRHQSSGDGISAKRPEAGPMFGQGMPQGSAD from the coding sequence TTGCCCGAAGCCGTTTCCGCCCCCGATTTCCGGCAGGAGCAGCGGCCCCCGCACCTCTGGTCCCGGTTCGTGGCCATGGGCGATTCCTTTACCGAAGGCATCGGCGACCCCAATCCGGACAGCCCGGGCGGCAACCGCGGCTGGGCGGACCGGGTGGCGGAGGAACTGGCTTCGGGACAGCCCGACTTTGCCTACGCAAACCTCGCCATCCGGGGACGGCTGCTGAACCAGATCATCGACGAGCAGCTCGAGCCGGCCCTTGCCCTGAAACCGGATCTGGTCACCATCTGCGCAGGCGGCAATGACGTGATCCGCCCCGGCGGCGATCCGGACCGGCTGGCCGAACGCATGGACGGTGCCGTTGCCCGGCTGCGCGGATCAGGTGCCGGAGTTGTCCTGTTCACCGGCCCGGACCTCGGGAGCACCCCCGTCCTGGGCAGCGTCCGCGGCCGGGCCGCGATCTACAACGAAAACCTGCGGACCATAGCCAAGCGGCACGGCGCCATCATTGCCGACATGTGGGCACTGCGCGAGTTGAATGATCCGCAGATGTGGGCTCCGGACCGGCTGCACTTCTCCCCGCTGGGACACCACACCATTGCCTCCATGGTGCTGGACACGCTCCAGGTGCCGCATTCCCTGCAGCCACTGGAAACCAAGCCGCTGCCCGCGAAGAACTGGCGGACGGCGCGCTCCGAAGACATGGTCTGGGCCCGCGAATTCCTGTTCCCGTGGGTGGTCCGCCGGGTGCGGCACCAGTCCTCGGGTGACGGGATCTCCGCGAAGCGGCCCGAGGCCGGCCCGATGTTCGGGCAGGGGATGCCGCAGGGATCAGCCGACTAG
- the metX gene encoding homoserine O-acetyltransferase MetX, with protein sequence MPRHPAPQRESLQSPLQHPAEKDGVLQYASIGGLELETGGYLPDVVLAYETWGQLDPDAGNAVLIPHALTGSTHVARGSSAEAGWWEELVGPGRTVDTRRYFVVSINMLGGCYGSTGPASADPDGLPWGSRFPFVTVRDSVRAEARLADRLGIARWHTVLGGSLGGARALEWAVTEPDRVLHCGVIAATAASTAEQIAFAQAQLAAIRLDPAFNGGDYYNGAPPLAGLGLARRIAHITYRSEPELEYRFGRSPQAAENPFGAAHPAGRGRYSVESYLDHQARKLADRFDANSYLVLTEALVSHDVARGRGSLRAALAGTTADFFIAAVESDRLYLPQQSADLAAALPRGTQVHLIRAPIGHDGFLTSVREISGALKREVFG encoded by the coding sequence TTGCCCCGGCACCCGGCTCCGCAGCGCGAGTCGCTGCAGTCGCCGCTGCAGCACCCCGCCGAAAAGGACGGGGTGCTGCAGTACGCCTCCATCGGCGGACTGGAACTGGAAACCGGCGGGTACCTGCCCGACGTCGTACTGGCCTATGAGACGTGGGGGCAGCTGGACCCGGACGCCGGCAACGCCGTGCTGATTCCGCATGCGCTGACCGGCAGCACCCACGTAGCCCGCGGAAGCAGCGCCGAAGCGGGCTGGTGGGAGGAGCTTGTGGGTCCGGGCCGGACCGTGGACACCCGCCGGTACTTCGTGGTCTCGATCAACATGCTGGGCGGTTGCTACGGCTCCACCGGCCCTGCCTCGGCGGATCCGGACGGATTGCCGTGGGGATCACGGTTTCCCTTCGTCACCGTGAGGGATTCGGTCCGGGCGGAGGCGCGGCTGGCGGACCGGCTGGGCATTGCCAGGTGGCACACCGTGCTGGGCGGTTCGCTCGGGGGAGCGCGGGCGCTGGAATGGGCGGTGACCGAGCCGGACCGGGTGCTGCACTGCGGGGTAATTGCGGCGACCGCGGCCAGCACTGCCGAGCAGATCGCGTTTGCCCAGGCGCAGCTGGCAGCAATCCGCCTGGATCCGGCGTTCAACGGAGGGGACTATTACAACGGCGCCCCTCCGCTGGCCGGCCTTGGCCTGGCCCGCCGGATCGCGCACATTACCTACCGGTCCGAACCGGAACTGGAATACCGGTTCGGGCGCAGTCCGCAGGCCGCCGAAAACCCCTTCGGCGCCGCTCACCCGGCCGGACGGGGCCGGTACTCCGTGGAGAGCTACCTGGACCACCAGGCCCGGAAACTGGCCGACCGGTTTGATGCCAACAGCTATCTGGTGCTCACGGAAGCCCTGGTCAGCCATGACGTCGCCCGGGGCCGGGGAAGCCTGCGCGCGGCGCTCGCAGGCACGACGGCGGACTTCTTCATTGCCGCGGTGGAATCGGACCGGCTGTACCTTCCCCAGCAGTCCGCGGATCTGGCAGCGGCCCTTCCCCGGGGAACGCAGGTCCATCTCATCCGAGCGCCCATCGGACATGACGGTTTCCTGACCAGCGTCCGGGAGATTTCCGGTGCCCTGAAACGGGAGGTGTTCGGGTAG
- a CDS encoding SRPBCC family protein: MADRISLSGRAQCTPEVLWHVLVDNRASWWPDMDFAAHPGAPLKERWSEDGVEHTATGTVLAVAPGRLLSFRWTAPEWGAHTVVSFELTDEIDATGIAVTESGFAALDAGAGAALSAAHREGWAFHLANLIEQAEKADQAQQSGGS; the protein is encoded by the coding sequence ATGGCAGATCGGATCTCGCTTTCCGGCCGGGCGCAGTGCACCCCGGAGGTTCTCTGGCACGTGCTCGTGGATAACCGGGCGTCCTGGTGGCCGGACATGGATTTCGCTGCGCATCCGGGGGCGCCCCTGAAGGAACGGTGGAGCGAGGACGGAGTGGAGCACACGGCCACCGGCACCGTGCTGGCCGTGGCCCCCGGCCGGCTGCTTTCCTTCCGCTGGACGGCGCCCGAATGGGGCGCCCACACCGTGGTCAGTTTCGAACTCACCGACGAGATAGACGCCACGGGGATAGCCGTGACGGAGAGCGGCTTTGCGGCGCTCGACGCCGGAGCGGGCGCCGCACTCTCCGCAGCCCACCGGGAAGGGTGGGCCTTCCACCTTGCAAACCTCATCGAGCAGGCAGAAAAAGCCGATCAGGCACAGCAGTCGGGCGGTTCCTGA
- a CDS encoding alpha/beta hydrolase, giving the protein MTKSAWNPVVLWSKPEAERAGTPLLVLFHGYLANEEDLMGLADYLPADFTIASVRAPQASGPGYTWFPLMSDADYSVDAVVDSVADVAAWLDTVRDGHTSVSLLGFSMGMAVATTLMRHRPQDFAAVVGLSGFVVPSQDNPFFHDDELQPGGMQFFWGRDQADPVIDAPRIEYTHAWLNAHTALTKILYSNMGHGINMQELGHVKEFLVHTVLRANTRAN; this is encoded by the coding sequence ATGACGAAATCCGCGTGGAATCCTGTTGTCCTCTGGTCCAAACCCGAAGCTGAACGGGCAGGCACCCCGCTGCTGGTGCTCTTCCACGGATACCTGGCCAATGAAGAGGACCTGATGGGACTGGCCGATTACCTGCCCGCGGACTTCACCATCGCCTCGGTCCGGGCACCCCAGGCCTCGGGGCCGGGCTACACCTGGTTCCCGCTGATGAGCGACGCCGATTACTCAGTAGACGCAGTGGTGGACTCCGTGGCGGACGTCGCCGCGTGGCTCGATACCGTTCGGGACGGTCACACCAGCGTGAGCCTGCTGGGCTTTTCGATGGGTATGGCCGTGGCCACCACCCTGATGCGGCACCGGCCGCAGGACTTTGCCGCCGTCGTCGGGCTCTCCGGCTTTGTGGTCCCTTCACAGGACAACCCGTTCTTCCACGACGACGAACTGCAGCCCGGCGGCATGCAGTTCTTCTGGGGCCGTGACCAGGCTGACCCGGTCATCGACGCGCCGCGGATCGAATACACGCACGCCTGGCTCAATGCCCACACCGCGCTGACCAAGATCCTCTACTCCAACATGGGCCACGGCATCAATATGCAGGAGCTGGGCCATGTGAAGGAGTTCCTGGTTCATACGGTGCTGCGCGCCAACACCCGGGCGAACTAA
- a CDS encoding RNA-binding S4 domain-containing protein → MSSSDAQDLPIRDEMIRLGQLLKLANLAEDGIEAKQLIEDGMVKVNGDIEERRGRQLHAGDLVSVNGETVRVTRGG, encoded by the coding sequence ATGAGTTCTTCCGATGCCCAAGACCTTCCCATCCGCGACGAAATGATCCGCCTGGGCCAGCTGCTCAAGCTCGCCAACCTAGCCGAGGACGGTATCGAGGCCAAACAGCTGATCGAAGACGGAATGGTCAAGGTCAACGGCGACATTGAAGAGCGCCGCGGCCGCCAGCTCCATGCCGGCGACCTGGTCTCCGTCAACGGCGAGACCGTGCGGGTTACCCGCGGGGGTTAG
- the efeB gene encoding iron uptake transporter deferrochelatase/peroxidase subunit, with protein sequence MTSDADPGKGRLSRRSLFTAAGAGGLGLAAGAVGAFALGKDRAEAAGDVVPFHGAHQAGITTDAQDRMHTAAFDLTASTRQSVISLLRDWTEAAESLTAGRDIGETGASGGAYDAPPEDTGEAQDLHAAHLTITFGFGRTLFVKDGVDRYGVAAHLPEALIDLPLFSGDALEEGRSGGDLIVQACADDPQVAVHAVRNLARIAFGRARVRWSQIGFGRTASTSAEQKTPRNLFGFKDGTSNLKVQEDDLLAEHLWVSGGPAAESWLNGGTYMVVRRIRMHIETWDRTTLREQELVVGRTKREGAPLSGGTEFTAPDFSMPGRDGPLIDPASHLALAHPDHNGGARMLRRGYNYTDGSDGLGRLDAGQFFIAYFVDPRTHYVPMQSAMAKNDLMVEYLRHTGSGLFAVPPGITPGGYIGQGLFEA encoded by the coding sequence GTGACTTCCGACGCTGACCCCGGAAAGGGCCGCCTCAGCCGCCGCAGCCTGTTCACGGCGGCGGGGGCGGGCGGCCTCGGCCTGGCGGCGGGCGCCGTCGGCGCCTTTGCTCTCGGCAAGGACAGGGCGGAAGCGGCCGGCGATGTCGTGCCTTTCCACGGCGCGCATCAGGCCGGGATCACCACAGATGCACAGGACCGCATGCACACGGCGGCGTTCGATCTGACCGCTTCCACCCGCCAGTCCGTGATCTCGCTGCTGCGGGATTGGACCGAAGCCGCCGAATCGTTGACGGCGGGCCGGGACATCGGGGAGACCGGCGCCTCGGGCGGAGCCTACGACGCTCCGCCCGAGGACACGGGGGAAGCGCAGGATCTGCACGCGGCGCACCTGACCATTACCTTTGGGTTCGGCCGGACGCTGTTCGTGAAGGACGGGGTGGACCGCTACGGCGTGGCCGCACACTTGCCGGAGGCACTGATCGACCTCCCGCTGTTTTCCGGAGATGCGCTCGAAGAGGGGCGCAGCGGCGGAGACCTGATTGTGCAGGCCTGCGCCGACGATCCGCAGGTGGCTGTGCATGCGGTGCGGAACCTGGCCCGGATTGCCTTTGGCCGGGCACGGGTGCGGTGGTCGCAGATTGGTTTTGGCCGCACCGCGTCCACGTCAGCGGAGCAGAAGACCCCGCGAAACCTGTTCGGTTTCAAGGACGGCACCTCCAACCTCAAGGTTCAGGAGGACGACCTGCTCGCGGAGCATCTCTGGGTCAGCGGCGGTCCGGCAGCCGAGTCCTGGCTCAACGGCGGTACCTACATGGTGGTCCGCCGGATCCGGATGCATATCGAAACCTGGGACCGTACCACGCTGCGCGAGCAGGAGCTGGTGGTGGGCCGCACCAAACGGGAGGGGGCTCCGCTTTCGGGCGGTACGGAATTCACGGCTCCGGACTTCTCGATGCCCGGCCGCGACGGGCCGTTGATCGATCCCGCCTCGCACCTGGCCCTGGCTCATCCGGACCATAACGGCGGCGCCCGGATGCTGCGCCGCGGCTATAACTATACGGATGGTTCCGACGGGCTCGGCCGCCTGGACGCCGGGCAGTTCTTTATCGCCTATTTCGTGGATCCGCGGACCCATTATGTTCCGATGCAGTCGGCCATGGCCAAGAACGACCTGATGGTCGAGTATCTGCGCCACACCGGCAGCGGACTGTTTGCCGTGCCGCCCGGAATTACCCCCGGCGGATACATCGGGCAGGGGCTGTTCGAAGCCTGA